The Denticeps clupeoides chromosome 5, fDenClu1.1, whole genome shotgun sequence genome includes a region encoding these proteins:
- the LOC114790061 gene encoding lysophosphatidylcholine acyltransferase 1, whose product MRLPKCRRCPVEGDGKKELAPPVRNPFLHDLRLGPLQKAKIAIMTVTLFPVRLFLAAFMMLLAWPFAFIAAVGRSETAVEPQCLWRRLVDILLRTIMRVMWFAGGFHWMTVKGRQALPSEAPILTLAPHSSYFDAIPVTMTMSSIVMKAESKDIPLWGTLIKYIRPVFVSRSDQDSRRKTVEEIKRRAHSGGEWPQIMIFPEGTCTNRSCLITFKPGAFIPAVPVQPVVIRYPNEMDTITWTWQGPGAFKILWLTLCQLHNEFEIEYLPIYSPSEEEKENPALFAHNVRRLMAEALKVPVTDYSFEDCQLAMVEGQLPLPVDTCLLEFAKLVRRLGLKPRNMDKILHDYGNKAAALQGKKQNLEAFAKYVELPTSDMLRDMFALFAEDENGIMDVREFVIALSVVCQPAKTLETIKLAFEMFGAQEDGAITENELACILKTALGVGDLKVTGLFRAINTQGKGKITYEQFRVFAEHHPDYAEEFLFSENVGFWSSNKVSSTPVANGFCSDFSPIEQDPSQKKLN is encoded by the exons ATGAGGCTGCCGAAATGCAGACGGTGTCCGGTGGAAGGAGACGGGAAGAAGGAGCTGGCTCCCCCCGTCAGGAACCCCTTCCTGCACGACTTGAGGCTCGGCCCCCTCCAGAAGGCTAAG ATCGCCATCATGACTGTTACACTCTTCCCAGTTCGTCTCTTCTTGGCTGCATTCATGATGCTTCTGGCTTGGCCTTTTGCTTTCATTGCCGCCGTGGGACGCTCTGAGACAGCAGTCGAGCCACAATGTCTGTGGAGAAG GCTTGTGGATATCTTGCTGAGGACCATAATGCGGGTCATGTGGTTTGCAGGCGGCTTCCATTGGATGACTGTAAAAGGGAGACAGGCGCTACCCAGTGAGGCGCCAATTTTAACCCTCGCACCACACTCCTCCTACTTCGACGCCATTCCTGTGACAATGACGATGTCTTCTATTGTCATGAAAGCAGAGAGCAAAGATATCCCACTTTGGGGCA CACTGATCAAGTATATCCGGCCAGTGTTTGTTTCTCGGTCTGACCAGGATTCTCGGAGAAAAACCGTAGAGGAGATCAAACGCAGAGCCCATTCTGGAGGGGAATGGCCACAG ATAATGATTTTCCCAGAGGGAACGTGTACGAACAGGTCCTGCTTGATCACATTCAAACCAG GGGCATTTATTCCTGCAGTACCAGTGCAACCTGTGGTGATTCGTTATCCCAATGAAATG GACACAATTACTTGGACATGGCAGGGACCTGGAGC GTTTAAAATACTTTGGCTGACTCTCTGCCAGCTCCACAATGAGTTTGAGATTGAG TATCTTCCAATTTATTCTCCCTccgaggaggagaaggagaaccCAGCCCTCTTTGCTCACAATGTGCGGCGCTTGATGGCTGA gGCTCTGAAGGTGCCAGTGACGGACTACTCATTTGAGGACTGCCagttggccatggtggagggaCAGCTCCCACTACCAGTGGATACATGCCTtctggaatttgccaaacttGTCAGGAGGCTGGG GTTGAAACCAAGGAATATGGACAAGATCCTGCATGATTATGGAAACAAGGCTGCAGCACTACAGGGGAAAAAGCAGAACCTTGAGGCTTTTGCCAAGTATGTCGAGCTTCCAACGTCAGACATGCTGAGAGACATGTTTGCACTTTTTGCTGAG GATGAAAACGGAATCATGGATGTCAGAGAATTTGTCATTGCGTTGTCTGTGGTTTGCCAACCAGCAAAGACCCTGGAGACCATTAAGTTGGCCTTTGAG ATGTTTGGAGCCCAGGAGGATGGAGCCATCACAGAGAATGAGTTGGCCTGCATTCTGAAGACTGCACTGGGAGTGGGTGATCTTAAAGTGACCGGTCTGTTTAGAGCCATCAACACACAGGGCAAAGGAAAAATCACATATG AACAATTCCGGGTTTTTGCTGAACATCACCCAGACTATGCTGAGGAGTTCCTCTTCTCAGAGAATGTCGGCTTCTGGAGCAGCAACAAGGTCTCATCCACCCCAGTGGCTAATGGCTTCTGTTCAGATTTCTCTCCGATTGAGCAAGACCCATCGCAGAAGAAGCTTAACTGA